AGAAAAAAAACATTCCGGCAACAGATTTACAAGTAAACACTTTAGCAGTTCAAAAATTGTATTTATTTAATCAAGCGACCCGAAACAGAGACACGCAATTGGGGCATCGGCCCGAAGTCTGTTCCAATGACAATATATCCGTTCAGACGTTCTTCTCCGGCACCAAGTTTACCGCTGACGCGTAAAAACGTCTTCTCACCGGGAGGAAGTTCATGTTTTTCCAAAGTCGCAGTCAACTGAGGATTTGTAACCGCAGGAGTTTGAAGTGTAATTTTCTTCTCACTCTGGTTGCTGATGATGATTTGAGTGACTTCAGTTTGATCAACCGCGTGCCAAACCCAGGAGATGTGGTTCATCGAAATACCGAGCAGCTCCTTGACCGTCCCTTCAAGTTTAAAAAACACCTGAGGATGGGTGGCCGCGTTACTGGTCATGGTAATTGTTTTGCTGACATGACCCCGGAAACGGCCTGAATCAAAGGTCGCTTTGATCTCTCCCATATCCCCCGGCGCCACCCTTTTGGAAGAAAGCAGCGCCGCCGTACATCCACAAGAACTGCTCACGGAGGAGATTTCGAGCATCTCATCACCACTATTTTTGAAGCGGAAAGTATAACCGACTTTGTCTCCTTGTGCTACTTCACCGAAATTATAATTTAACACCTTGCTCGTAACATCAGGTGCTGCAAAGGCAGAAATAGGCAGAATCAACAGTAAACAGAGGAGAACGATCAACTTTTGCACAGGGTGAAATCCTTTCACACGAAAAAGTAGTCTAAAACAGAGTCAAAGTTTCGAAATCATAACACAATCCTCGCAAAGTGAACCAGCCCGAAAAAGGTCCCATTTCGTTGACATCACGGTCTTCTAGCTGTTATAGAAAGCGATCAATCACGCAACAAGGAGTCCCCTGTGCCAATCCCCCGCGAAAAATGGAAAATCCTCTATTCACGTGAACGCATCGCCGAGGAGATCCGTCGTCTCGGCAAGGAAATCAGTCGAGACTACTCCCAGAGAGATATCTTGCTGGTCGGTGTTCTCAAGGGGTCTTTTTTGTTCGTTGCAGATCTGATCCGGGAAATCAGCGTTCCGACCATGATTGACTTCGTGCGTCTGGCCAGCTACGGATCGGGAACCCAATCTTCAGGGATCATCGAATTCCGCAAGGAACTCGAAATGCCAATCAAGGGACGCGATGTTATCATCGTTGAAGACATCATCGACAGCGGTTACACTCTTGAAGCCCTGTACAACAAATTGCTGCTGCAGGACCCTCGTTCCCTGAAAATTTGTTCCCTGATCGACAAACGGATTCGACGGGAAGTTAATATCGAAGCCGATTATGTTGGAATGACGATGGACGATGGTTTCATTATCGGCTACGGTCTCGATTACAATGAACATTATCGCAACCTCCCCGATATTTATACCGTTGAAGGTTTTTAGCTTTTTTATACCCAAGCATCGCTACGGCTTAATGAAGTTATATTAAATAAAACAAACAGGAGAGCTACCCATGGTTATATCCTGCCCGGAATGTTCTACCCGCTTCAGGGTCGAGGAAAGTAAAATCCCGGAACGTGGGGCAAAGATCCGCTGTGCCCGCTGCAAACATATTTTCGCAGTCACTCCTCCGGCCCCGGCACCCGCCGCAATTGATGAAAACCCCTTGCAGCAAAGGGAAGAACCATCCGCATGGGAAGCCCCCACGTCACCCCGGGTCGATACACCTTCCGAAGATTCGCCACCGCCTGATAACTTGGCTTCTGTGACCGAACCAGTTCCGGCACAAGCAAATATTCCAGCCCCAGAACCCGCGACTGAAGAAAACGACTTCGGCTTCAACGATCTTGATTATTCTGGAATCGGCTCTGGCAGTAGTGACGAATTGGACCCATCCGCCCTTGAGAACGCCTCAAGCAACGAAGACGATGATGACTTCTCGTTTGGAGATGAATACGGTAACGTTACCCTGAGCGGGGAAGACAGTGATCCTGAAGAAGACGAACCGTTTTCCTTTGGAGACCCTGTTCCGCCATCAACAAATCCTGCAACTGACGTCGAACAAGAGCAATTCAGCTTTAATCCAGAGGGCAACAAGGCACCGCCAAGCCCGGATCCCCTCGCAGCCAGTTTTAATGAAGACGCCAGTCTCGACGATATAACTGCGCCCTCAATCGAAGAAGCAATTAACTTCGACTCGACAGAACCTCCGCTGCCTGCCAAAGCCAGTAAAACTACAAGTCGTGGACCGCTCTCTGCGGTTATTTTTATTATCCTGATGCTGATTCTTGCGATTTTGGTCGCTGGTGGCGTTCTGGTATGGAAGGATGGCCCAGAAGGCCTTGAAAAAGTCCTGTCAACCTTAATGGGACAAAGTTCTGTCGCGGAATCGATAGGTGATATCCATCTTATAAACCTGCAGGGCAGCTTTATAACAAACAAACAGGAAGGCGAGCTTTTCGTCATTCAGGGGGTTGCTGTGA
Above is a genomic segment from Geopsychrobacter electrodiphilus DSM 16401 containing:
- a CDS encoding DUF1573 domain-containing protein, with the translated sequence MQKLIVLLCLLLILPISAFAAPDVTSKVLNYNFGEVAQGDKVGYTFRFKNSGDEMLEISSVSSSCGCTAALLSSKRVAPGDMGEIKATFDSGRFRGHVSKTITMTSNAATHPQVFFKLEGTVKELLGISMNHISWVWHAVDQTEVTQIIISNQSEKKITLQTPAVTNPQLTATLEKHELPPGEKTFLRVSGKLGAGEERLNGYIVIGTDFGPMPQLRVSVSGRLIK
- a CDS encoding DUF3426 domain-containing protein, translating into MQQREEPSAWEAPTSPRVDTPSEDSPPPDNLASVTEPVPAQANIPAPEPATEENDFGFNDLDYSGIGSGSSDELDPSALENASSNEDDDDFSFGDEYGNVTLSGEDSDPEEDEPFSFGDPVPPSTNPATDVEQEQFSFNPEGNKAPPSPDPLAASFNEDASLDDITAPSIEEAINFDSTEPPLPAKASKTTSRGPLSAVIFIILMLILAILVAGGVLVWKDGPEGLEKVLSTLMGQSSVAESIGDIHLINLQGSFITNKQEGELFVIQGVAVNDLAEARAAIQVKGVIFDKSGKQLMQKTIFCGNPISDNDLRKLSYSKMEEIMGNQFGESLANLNVTTGQSIPFTIVFRKLPKTLSEFVVEVAGSKPAAQ
- the hpt gene encoding hypoxanthine phosphoribosyltransferase, giving the protein MPIPREKWKILYSRERIAEEIRRLGKEISRDYSQRDILLVGVLKGSFLFVADLIREISVPTMIDFVRLASYGSGTQSSGIIEFRKELEMPIKGRDVIIVEDIIDSGYTLEALYNKLLLQDPRSLKICSLIDKRIRREVNIEADYVGMTMDDGFIIGYGLDYNEHYRNLPDIYTVEGF